The sequence below is a genomic window from Theobroma cacao cultivar B97-61/B2 chromosome 6, Criollo_cocoa_genome_V2, whole genome shotgun sequence.
AAAACTCTTGAGAAGTTCAAAGGGAAAGTGAACATTTTGTTTTGCCTAATATGATtatcaaaaatatatttgaaagacaaagaaagccaaacacataataataatgtgcATTTTATAAGGTGTCCTTTCAAGATTTCTCATCATATAAGTTAAAAGagcatcaattttttttctttttttgaattaaaagagaattacCTATTTATACATGGTAGTCAAATTAGTAGTATTATTATTCAGATTCTTATTAAAGCTTGTCCTTTTCTTCAACTACATTGAAAGCAATGTGTCCATTAATAATTCAACTACATTGGAAGCAATGTGTCCTTTTCTTATTAATAATTCAACTACATTGAAAGCAATGTGTCTTTTTCTGATTAATACGTCTTATTATCTCAGTACCAACCAATCACCCGTGCAGCTACTAAACAATCCTAATTCTAATGAGCGGAACATGGCCGAGAGAAATCTAAGTCAATACATTAGCTCACCACAAATTCATCAAAACAAGCAGACTCCTCCAACCCacaattcatttcatttttctttgttcatCAATCAAACATTTGATCACTAAATCATGGGAAATTTGTGCTCAATCTCAATCTCAACGGAGGATACAATCTCTCGTTGTTGGACATGCAAGTTACACATGTAAGCTTGAAGATAACCTCAACGCTCTCAGTGTGGAATTGGCTAAACTGAATGCGCGAAGGGATGACATGAAGCGGAAGCTAGATATATAACTCTTATCCGCTATCTTATCATATAACTCTTAATCCTTCTATCTTATCCGCTATAATATCctctttatctttcttttctatCCATACTATCATtgatacaaaaataaatattactcACATTATACATCTATTACATACTTAAAAGAAAACTCTAAAAAGACTTTCTCATTTTGCCACGTgctaacttaaaaaaaatcacatttttAAGTTGGGACTTTTAGATTTCTATCAAAATTTGCAAAGGAAAAAACTACAGCCCATAAGTGAGTaagattaaaatatcttttgtcCATGAGCGAGtttactaaaatttaaaagaaaataatttaccCCAACATGATGGAGGCCACATTCTAGTTTTTCTTAATCTTAATCTTCCATATACCTAGTGTGTACTTTAGcattaaatcttatttctatGAGTCAATTATATGATTGAGGTTTCACTATACTCTTGTCTTCATCTGGTTGTTAGGTACAAGACCACCAACGGGGAAAATTCTTGGGACACCCGCAAGGTGGAAAGATTGTTTGAGCTTGTCTTCTTCCACCTCCATATGCAATATGTGTCCGTGGCCTCTATATTTAGCTCTTCTTTGTATCAGTGGTATCTTTTTCTATGCCATGCTTTAGCAAGTAATTATTATATCCTTTATTTTATCGTGGGTTGTTAGGACAACCAGCTTTTACATTTAATAATAGTACTTCTATGTCTGATTTTCGTTTTGAGATTGTTCATTTTGACATTTGGAGACCTTTCCCTATTTCACCTGTAAGACATTCGTGTAATTTTACTCCCAGCAAACCAATTTTCTTTGGAAGTTTTCTATGGCTTTTCTCGATCTTTGAGGCTTAAGAAAGAAAGTGTCTTTAGCTCACCGATTGATTGATCAACCTTAAATCAATCTTAAAGCATCAACTTCTCAAGACTTGGGAGTCCTGTAAAGAAATGGTTTTGATAAGGCATGTGAGTGATTGAGATTAAGGatcttcaaatttgaaatttgtatgaaagggaaaaaaactGTTTTAATGTGTTATTGCTtcagaaaaaaaggaaaaagaaattaggaaggggaaggaaaaaggaagttTCCACGAAAGGAGAGGAGGAATAAAGGGGGAGACCAGAAAGGGAGGAGAAGAGAGAAGGGGCAATTCGATGGGCGCTGGCAGAGGCCGCATTGGCATGGCCCTACTCACCGGCCTACGTAAGGGTGTTGATTTGGCTGTTGCTAGCCAATCGGCCAAGGAGtagaggaaaaaaataaaataacataaaaatatttttattaaataaaaatatggcataaaatatagttaattaaaataaatatataactaaATCACATATTTAAAATACTTAATTGTTATATGATTGAGAAAATCAGGTATGgacttttaaataaaaagcaTACTGATCAACTTAATTTCTTGCCAAAATAATATCAACCATTAATTTCATAACGGTAaacaatataaatatataattattattaattaatcaagataacttcaattttagtatattttatttttatatgataaaatataatatgcttatatatgtttatttaaatagtttataataattttattcaaaactaATTTgatattgttatttttataatttcaaaaaagaaagaaatgaaaatagcAAATGTATCTGttccccaaaaaaaaaagaaaatagcaaATGTATAACGTAATATCtgattgaataaaataaaataagattaaataataaatttgaaatatttactTTATATGTAGTTTCATTATCTTATAAGAAGTGATGGGATGCATGAAAACTATGTTTATACTTAATTTCATCcttcttttattaaatataagttttagagataaggatatatatatatatatatggttagTCAGTTCCAGTTATTTAACTATGACTAATGAGTCATTTACAAAAGGGTGATAAACTAAAACTATTTAGAATTTGTTACAATTTTTATTGCATAATTAACTATATTAATTGATATAACAAATATACAAAAAGGTTACACTAATTCTTATCAATTTCACCTAtcaatatttctttctttctttgtcttACCGTCTCATCACTTTCAGGtcaatttgttttgtttggaTATGTAAAGTCTGTTTGGTAATCGAAAAATGACTTATTGGAGGAAAATTTTTTctgtgtaaaatattttataggaaaatttaatgttttttgttgtttggataaattgtagaaaacattttttattgtttggatcatgttatgaaaaatatttttatcatgaTGGAGTTATTTAggtattaaaataataaataggaGTTGATTACAAAAcaatattgatatttgattttcacttatttgggatcaaaattaagaatagaaatgaaaataaaaatggacaaaatcaataatgaaaataattttccaTCTTATCACTTTTTACCTTaacactataaaaatattaagattTATCAATTATGTAAGACATCTAAAACCTACTTATGtgtatattttctaaaaatatcaatatttatcaatcgtgtaaaatattcaaaacctatacttataaatatgtattcaTTAAATGACtatcattgaaatatttttttattataattattagtaagatgtaaacttattataaatgtgtattcatcaaatgatgatcattgaaatattttttattataattattagtaagatttattccatttataaataaaaaatttaattataggtttcattaaaaaatattttttaaattttaatagcattgtataatttaaatattaatattttaaatcaattttttaaaattaaatatttttatttttatttttttaatattttaagttaaatattaatattcatcaCACTTATACTTATAAACTTAGTATAAAAGTGTTTTGGTTGTTCTCTGAAAAATGTTTTACGCCCTTGAAAGGCGTAAGACATTTTTCATGATTAACCCTGTTAACttgtaaaatgttttacatttGGAATTAATTTTNGTAAGATTTAAACTTATTATAAATGTGTATTCATCAAATGATgatcattgaaatattttttattataattattagtaagatttattcatttataaataaaaaatttaattatattgaatggtttcattaaaaaatattttttaaattttaatagtattgTATAATATCAATGGACAAATTGCTGCCAGGCACAAATACTGATTTAATACGTGTGATCAAAGATGTTTTGCAAAAAGAGTGGGAGGTCCATTTTATGCATATCTACGGTGAAGGGAATATGGTAGCAGATTACTTGGCTAATTATGGTTTTGTTTTAGAAGAATCTTATGTTGTACTTGAACAAGCTCCCACTAGAGCAAGAAAACTCTTAATGTATGATATGTTAGGGGTCTGTCTTTCACGAATGATCCCAGTTCAATAAAAgaacttgttttaaaaaaaataaatattaattttttaaattaattttttaaaattaaatatttttattttattttttaatattttaagttaaatgttaatattcatcaaatttatactaataaaccTAGTATAAAAGTGTTTTTGTTGTTCTCTGAAAAATATCTTACGTCCTtgaaaagcataagatttTTTTCATGATTAACCCTATTAActtgtaaaatgttttatatctgaaattaaattttcgtcttccaaacaaatataaatcctgaaaatgttttttaaaaaatattttactacaAACAAAACAGACCTGTAACATCAAACTCGCTGATGAAAGGAAAATGTAAAAACTCTTGAGAAGTTCAAAGGGGAAGTGAACATTTTGTTTTGCCTGATATGATtatcaaaaatatatttcaaggaaaaagaaaagccaaacatataataatattgtGCATGCTATAAGGTGTCCTTTCTTTCAAGATTTTTCATCATAGTAGTTAAAAGAgcatcaatttctttttcttttttgaattaaaaaagaattaccTATTTACATAAAGCAGTCAAATTAGTAGTATTATTATTCAGATTCTTATTAAAAGCTTGTCCTTTTCTTCAACTACACTGAGAGCAATGTGCTCATTAATAATTCAACCTATATTATCTTAGTACCAACCAATCACCGGTGCAGCTACTAAACAGTCTTAATTCTAATGGTCGAAAAATGGCCGACAAAAGTCTTAAGTCAATACATCATCGCAAATGTGTTGCGTCACCTTATGAACACCACAAATTCATCAAAACAAGCAGTCAGTCTCCTCAAACCCACAATTCATTTCATTCTTCTTTGTTcatcaatcaaatatttgatcACTAAATCATGGGAAATTTGTGCTCAATCTCAATCACAATAGAGGATATAGTTCATTGCTGGGATTGCATTGTTGGACAAGCAAGTTACACATGTAAGCTTGAAGATAATCTCAAAGCTCTCGGTGCGGAATTGGCTAAATTGAATGCACGAAGGAATGACGTGAAGCGAAAGGTAGATCTTGCTGAACAACAATGTATGGAGCTGCGGAGCGAAGTTCAACTCTGGCTTTCAGAGGTGCAGACTGCGACAGCGGAAGCTGAGGCGTTGATTGAAAATGGTCCTCAAGAAATTCAAAAGTTATGTTTTGCTGGCTGTTTTTCCAAGAATTGTAAGTCTAGTTACAATTTTGGTAAACAAGTGACTAGAAATCATGCAGAAATAGATGATCTATGGAAACGAGGAGGTTTTGAAACAGTTGCTGAGAATGAACTTGCACCCAGAGTAGATGTAAGACCTACTGAACCCACGGTGGGTTTGGAACCAACATTGGATAAGGTATGGCGCTTACTTGAAGAAAACAACGTGGGCATTATTGGGTTACATGGCTCGGGAGGAGTTGGTAAAACAACACTCTTGACCCAAATTAACAACAAGTTAAGCAACAACCTCATCGGTTATGATGTTGTAATTTGGGTGGTGGTGTCTAAAGATCACACTATCGAAAAGGTTCAAGAAAAAATTGGTGAAAAGCTTGGCCTTTCAAATGAGTTATGGAAGACTGAAAGTTGTGATAAGAAAGCTACAGATATTTTCAGAAAATTGAGCAAAAAAAAGTTTGTTCTATTGTTGGATGATGTGTGGGAGCGAGTTGATTTGACGAAAGTTGGAATACCTGCACCGAATCAGGGTAAtagttttaaattaattttcacaACTCGCTTTTTAGAGGTATGTGGAGAAATGGGAGCTCACGAGAAAATCAAAGTAGAGTGTTTAAGCAAAGATGAAGCTTGGAAATTGTTTGAAAAGAAGGTTGGAGAAAAAACCCTTGATAGCCATCCAGATATTCGAGGGTTAGCTAAACAAGTAGCTGCAAAGTGTGGAGGACTGCCTCTTGCACTGATTACAATTGGTCGAGCCATGGCTTGCAAAACGATACCCCACGATTGGAAATATGCAATTGAGGTGTTGAAAGAATCTCCGCATAAATTAGCAAAAATGGATCAACAGGTGTattctcttttaaaatttacttaTGATAGCTTGCCTAATGACTTGATGAGATCTTGCCTTTTGTATTGTAGTTTGTATCCTGAAGATTATAAAATTGGTGTAATTTGGCTAATAGATTATTGGTTTTGTGAGGGATTTTTGGATGAATTTGACAACATAAGTAGAGCTCGAATGCAAGGGTATAGcattatcaattttctttgtaatGCTTGTTTATTAGAAAGATGTGAAGATGCAATATTTGTAAAGATGCATGATGAGATCCGTGACATGGCTTTGTGGATAGCACGTGAGTGTGAAGCACCTGAGAAGAAATTTTTGGTACGAGGAAGGGTAAAATTAAATACGACATATGATATTGAAAATTGGAAAGGTGTAAGAATGTCATTGTCGTGCAGTGGAATTGAATATCTAAGAGGAACACCTAGATGCCTTAATCTTCAAACCTTGTTTCTTAATCAAAacaatttgatgatgattagTGATGGTTTGTTCCAATTTATGCGCAATCTGAGAGTTCTAAGCTTGTATGCAAACTTTTCTCTCTGTGAGTTGCCAAAGGGAATTTCAAACCTGGTTTCACTGGAGTGCCTCAATCTATCACATACAGGAATAATGGAGTTGCCAATTGAGTTGAATAGGTTGTCAAAACTGAAAGTTCTGAATTTGCATGAGACATTGCAGCTCCAAAAAATCCCACGACAATTGATATGTAAATTTTCAGCGTTGCAAGTATTCGGAATGTCTGTATTATTTGATATTTCTGAAGATCTAGTGGATGAAGATAATGTCCTAAATGGTGATCATGAAGGTCTGATAGAGGAATTGAAATGCTTGCAACATTTAAATGAGCTGAATATAGAAATAAGAAGCGTTGTCGCTCTAGAAAGCCTTTTGAGCTGCCACAACTTACGAAGATGCACTGAACGACTATTCCTCCGAGATTTGAGCAAGAGAAAGGTGTTGGATATTTTATCTTTGACACATATGGAGCATTTAGAGAGCCTAATAATTAGATTTTGCGAAAGCATGGAAGAGATTGTAATAAGGAAGATAGAGAAGGCTCCTTACTTTCACACACTGAAAAGAGTTTCCCTCTTGCAGTTGCAACAACTTGAGAGACATCACGTGGCTTATTCTTGCTCCAAAATTAACGCACCTTTATGTAGTGTTTTGCTCAAGAATGGAAGAAATAATAAGTGATAAAGTCACAGATGTGGTTGGAATTCCGAACCCAAGTCCATTTGCGAATCTAGAAGAGCTTGATTTACGAGATCTACAGGAATTGAAGAGCATATACAGGGATGCCTTGTCCTTCCCATGtttaagaaaaatcaaagtattCAATTGCTCAAAACTAGAGAACCTTCCACTCAACTTGGACAGTAGGAATCAAATGAGCATTGAAGGATATCAAGAGTGGTGGGAAAAGATTCAATGGAAGGATGAAGCCACTCGAAAATGCTTTTTGCCCTCTTTCAAATGTGCAGAGTGGTGGAAAGAGGTAGAGTTCCAGAAGGAATATGGTCGATATCTTAATTGTTTCTTTTGGTAAAGACTGCAAAAGAAAGGTGTGTGACATTTCAGAagtcatttttctcttatttttgtcttttatatTATCATCGTCTTCAACGGTTTGATAGCTTGCTAACCGTTTGATATAATAAGGTCTCTAAAACCCAATCCTAGTGCTtctactttattttttctttatggttaattttaaaagtttaaactATCTCCACACTGTTCATAATTTTCTGCACATCTGCAGGTTTTCTTATTCTTTGGGCAGAGACTGGTGCATGGACAAGTTAATTAGTTTGACAATAGCTACATGGGAGGATTTAGTGTCCAGGACACTGACTCAATGGTCTAATAAATTTCTGGAGTTATGATCTTAAGGAGCATAAAACAATGAAGAACTCAGGTGTAATATACCACAAAGTATTGTTgctatttttcttctcttgtcAAGTTTAGTTTGTCTTGGACCTCTGAGATTGTAATTTGTATGTTCTGTTTTGTGTGGTTGTCTTGTTTTCATCATATCCCGTACTTGATTTGTGGcaaaatttctatttgtatCTGTCATTTGATAGTTCTCAACTAAAATGAAACAAGATTAGACCTGTTTTATTGTACATTGCTGCTTGCTGCATTTTGGTTCTTGACTTCTTGTCGTGAGGTTTCTCATCTAAACCATGTtgcttaaaaatttaacaggaccatctattttttctttgaaaactaAATATGCGGAGATATTACCGGTATGGTGAAGGTCAGAAGTGGACTATAATGACGAGGCTTGCATTAGAAATTTTGGGATAACAAATTGTGATTATGTTTTGTCTTGTATGGAACTTGTGACTGTCTGGGTTCCTAGGTGATGACATGAAACTTCTTATATTTGGGATAACAAATTGcctttttatcttcttcttgaGTTCCATCTGAAGCTTAATAGCCtgcattaataatttttatttccaacAGTTGAAGCTACAATTGTCTAATGTTTGTTTTGTGGTGCATGCGGCTTTGTCTGTCAACCATTCACCTTTGAAATTGTCACATGGGCCTTGCCTATTTCTATGATACTCAGTCTTGAATTTGGTCTCTTGCTTGTTCCTTATCAAACCATCTCGATGGCATTGGAGTCCATCACTGATCAGCACTGGTTTAATGTAAGTGCATTTCTAGTTGTTCTCTATCTCCATGGTAATGACAAAGATATTAGCCTTGGAAGTTGGCCTGGTCTATCTTCCTGGAAAAAGTTTCTTCTCCATTTAAATTACTGATTCTTCTACTTCCCATCCACCTCTCTGTTCCTTGCCGCCTCCTTTCTCTTTCCcttccctctttttctctttgaagTTTAAGACAAAGATGGGAAAACAAACAACCTGTCCTTGTTGAGTACTATTCCTTGCCTAAGCAAAGCTGGTTGAGCCAGCTTGATCCATGTGACAACCCAGAGATTTGAGTCCAATAagaacataattaaaaaaaaaagaaaaacaaaggaaaaatctGGCATATGAGTGTTACTGTTACTCCACGTGTCTGTTTCTGAAACCACCATGTAACAAGCGTGGCGCGAGTAGGTTCATCTCCCAAAAAGATCCTGACAATAGCTGTGTCGTGTTCCAAATCGAGATATTTTCTTCAGACCAATCTCCAAAGTAATACGAAACTTTGTTATTTTTCATTCTTataaaagttttcaaatgaAGTCATGCTAATTATAATTACAATTTCATATTTACATTTTATCTATGTATATATCAATTACATGTCTTGACATTCAATTGGATTGTTCAAATTGTTCTCttagttctcataattttaaagctcTCATCTCtaattatttgtaaaattgtaaataaGAGAATGAACAAATCACTGCTAAGAAAGTATAGCCATATATACCTTACCAGATCAagtattattttcaatatatcATATAATTCATTTAAGAACATTTCAATAGATCATGCTTTTAAACAGttaactaaattattatatctaaaatgaaaaatttcataaatcataaattaaaaaactgAAATGGTAAGGGTGGGATGGGGTTGGTAGAATCTAAGATTTGAACTGTAAtagttttccatttttttaattactaatatatgtaaattgtgaaagattttgaaaccTACAATTATTCTATGCTATATATGTTACAACTATAATATACATAATcgtttaaataattattatatgtattaattttttaaaaaaattatatgaattttttttattaataatggagtaaaaatatttttatgaaataatttcatttttcagtCAAATaggcatatatatatatatacaccgTATAAGTAGgcatacaaaaataaaaaaaaatgtatataattggttattgtaaataatattcaaaaacttatatattcaaattaatattaataagcatataattattaaaattggaCTAGATGAACCAAAGACTTAGTCATTAGACTGATCTAGTCCTTGTGTTGAATCATAAACACAAATGATCtacttttcaatatatatagacACACATGCACGCACAAATGACCAAGTCAAACCTGATTAAATTCTCAGTCATTAATTTGGTACCAACTCAAATGATTATCCTGATTTTGTTCCCATTTGACTtatattcataaaattataatcaattttatattCAATCTTAGGAATTatgtaattttaatcaattgtacaaaattaaaactgCTTTTTATAGGATGAGTCTATCTGcgatcatatttttatttttttctcaatgtAAATGTAagtttttttctattttttaaaatattttgtcaaatataaagaaatttaaggagagaatttaaattttaacttttattagttattttttagaattaaatattaattgtaaatattataCACATaagaaaattccaaaaaaaatagTGTGTCATTATTCATCCTCTTGATTGAAAGCAACGTGTcgattaataatttaatctaaattattttagtaCCAACCAATCACCGGCGCAGCTAATAAACAATCCTATGCTAATGGCCGCCAAAGTCTAAGTCAACACATGGCAATCTCCTCAAACCCTAAATTCATTTCATCCGTCTTTATTCATCAACCGaatatttgatcaattaattattaggAATGTTAActcaataataatttaaaaatattcaaaaggggtgaattagatttataaaagttcttttcaacaaattaaatttttaataaagataaacttgaaaacaaatttgtcaaatttgttttcactttaaaacataccaaaagtaatttaataaataaattaatgaacaaacaagttgaaaacaaattttcaaactcTTTAAGGCAAAATGCACTAGtgtaaaatttttactaaCTTCCAATCAAGtcaagttaaaaataattttcacaaatttgtttctttgtCAAAATGTGAAAGGTAATTTGATGAGTAGatcaaagaataaataattttcccTTTGAGAGAAAATCTAACTGcatacaaataaaatcatttgaaTGCTATACAAAGACTGACAAAGTTTGACCAAATTGTAAGAAAACCATTACCCAAAATTAccaaaaagtagaaaaaatttaaGGTAACAATAAAACCTCCCAATGACGTCCCGATGCCAAATACCTTTGCACTCTTCACACAACTGCACAAGGCTTGCCCCAAAGGACTTTACATTTGACGGACCTAGTTTATCCTATACTAACCATGTGGCTCAATTTTGAAAGCTTAATCATACAAGGCATTCCAATGAATGGCATAGACCCAAGGATTCCCACACAACACAACTTTCTATATTCTAACAGAGACGTAGAACATTATCCAGATGTGATTTTTCTAAGCATACCAAATCATACAAACACTGGCCTTTACCCATCAGCAAACTCTATACCAGGTTTTGATCCtatatatttcaacaaaacatgAAAAGCTATGCTGGAACTAAACACGGCCCTGCTGCTCTGTGTTCTCCATTTC
It includes:
- the LOC18595090 gene encoding probable disease resistance protein At1g12280 produces the protein MGNLCSISITIEDIVHCWDCIVGQASYTCKLEDNLKALGAELAKLNARRNDVKRKVDLAEQQCMELRSEVQLWLSEVQTATAEAEALIENGPQEIQKLCFAGCFSKNCKSSYNFGKQVTRNHAEIDDLWKRGGFETVAENELAPRVDVRPTEPTVGLEPTLDKVWRLLEENNVGIIGLHGSGGVGKTTLLTQINNKLSNNLIGYDVVIWVVVSKDHTIEKVQEKIGEKLGLSNELWKTESCDKKATDIFRKLSKKKFVLLLDDVWERVDLTKVGIPAPNQGNSFKLIFTTRFLEVCGEMGAHEKIKVECLSKDEAWKLFEKKVGEKTLDSHPDIRGLAKQVAAKCGGLPLALITIGRAMACKTIPHDWKYAIEVLKESPHKLAKMDQQVYSLLKFTYDSLPNDLMRSCLLYCSLYPEDYKIGVIWLIDYWFCEGFLDEFDNISRARMQGYSIINFLCNACLLERCEDAIFVKMHDEIRDMALWIARECEAPEKKFLVRGRVKLNTTYDIENWKGVRMSLSCSGIEYLRGTPRCLNLQTLFLNQNNLMMISDGLFQFMRNLRVLSLYANFSLCELPKGISNLVSLECLNLSHTGIMELPIELNRLSKLKVLNLHETLQLQKIPRQLICKFSALQVFGMSVLFDISEDLVDEDNVLNGDHEGLIEELKCLQHLNELNIEIRSVVALESLLSCHNLRRCTERLFLRDLSKRKVLDILSLTHMEHLESLIIRFCESMEEIVIRKIEKAPYFHTLKRVSLLQLQQLERHHVAYSCSKINAPLCSVLLKNGRNNK